The genomic stretch CGAGACACTAAGCAGGACGTGTTTATAAACCTAGATATTTCGCTAAACCCACTTGGCGCAATAAAAGATGATGACTTGAATAATACGGTTGACTACTACGAGCTAAGTAACAAAATCATCGCTAGGGTGAAAGACTCAAAATTTTACCTAATTGAAACGCTAGCGAGTTACATTCTAGACATTGTATTCGAAGAAAGCAAAATAATTGAAGCGAACATCGAACTCGTTAAGCCGCAAGCGTTAACTTGCGCCCAATCAGTTTCCGTTAAACTCCGGCGAACCCGTTAAATCAGTCGGCTTTACTATCTTAAAACCCTTCTTTACCTCCCCCAATACTTTACCAACCGTATCATGGGGCCTTACCTCCACCTCGGACATGCGAATTTGCACAGTTCCATATCCCCGCTCACTCTCCGAGCTGTCTTC from Deltaproteobacteria bacterium encodes the following:
- a CDS encoding dihydroneopterin aldolase, which translates into the protein MLTLSIKNFKLNLTIGAHCRERDTKQDVFINLDISLNPLGAIKDDDLNNTVDYYELSNKIIARVKDSKFYLIETLASYILDIVFEESKIIEANIELVKPQALTCAQSVSVKLRRTR